TGTGCAAGGCCGGTCCCTGTACACTTTACTCAGAAGCACACACGCCGCCCACGGCGGTGAGTGCTCCGTCTTCCcacttcagcgtctgaggccaCAGAGTGTTCCTCCGTCTGTAATTGTGCTCTAAATACGCGCCTTTAACGTCCAACCGACCTGTCTGTGCGAATCAAAGGAAATGTCCAAAGTGTTTGTCAAATGATGATTTCTTACCCGTCTCCCCCTGAcctttttcctccctcctcaggacacactgctgtgtgaacaCTGTGGAAAGAGCAGAGTGACGGTAACCAGGTTCTCTGAGGGATACGGCACAGAGGTAACGTGTGCGTTACCTGTAGCCTGTTTTATCCTCGCCGTGCCACGTCTTTAACGACATGTTTTGCAGCTTCGTCCCACTGTTGGCCTTTAAACGGAAGTGAGCAAACCACGCTCTCACCTGtgccaaaccccattgagaaaatcatcatttttagcaCGTTGGaatgcaggagctgctggtctactgctgcatcGTTTGGTACGTTTTTGTCACTTGGGTCAATCAGAATGAAGGACTTAAAATGCCGAAGTTACAAGACGACATAGTTAAACCTACTGGTGGAAGTAacagtggatcagcaactcctgtgtgttgtgacgtaaaattgatgattttctctatggattttggtgcagggagagagtGACTTACAGAGTTTAGTTTCCAGCTAtaaaaggctgtttaacagcaaaaaaaagctgcaaactGCTCCTATAAGCACAATATATTTGTCACAACAGCTTGTGCGTTCACATGtgttatatttaattatatatcatTTATGTTTCTGTCTAAATTCCTCTGCAGGAAGAGTGTTTGTTATCGGATCCTCAGGGGGAGAGTGACGCAGATGCAGATATAGAGGATACAGACTGCAGGTGTGGTGTGACGCGCTCATTAACACGTGAATGTTGTGGGTGCAGTGAATCTGGTGACGCCCTCTAACCCCTCGTACCTTTGCGATTTCAAAACCGGCTCAGACTCCACGAGCCTGGCTCTCTGCAGCGGATCAGCTCGCGGCGGCGCAAGCGGCCACGGGTGGCGCGGCAGGACACGACGGAGAGCGAGGACGACGGCGGGAGGAGCCACACGTCCCATCGCTGGAACCTGAGGCTGAGTCCTGACAGAGCACACAGCAGGACAATCCTggaggtaaaagaaaaagagagtcaTGAGAAGGCCTTTGCCCTCTTTCCTGTCAAGCTTACTGACAGACGGATTGGATTGCCCCCTGGTGACTGGCTGCAGTATTGGTCATAAACCCAGAGTTTTACTTTGCTCTCCGCAACATTTTCCGTCACTTTGAGGCACATTTTCACGCCCGTATACTCTTTGACTTTGTCTGAGTAAATGTAAtgataaatacaataaatgaaaatggatATTTGAgctaaaataacattaaaatgcgGACCAATGTATCCGTCAATTGCAGGGAAGTTGGAATTAAAGAGCACAATGAGACTTTTTCAGATGAAACTGCGACCCCTCTACTGTTGAAAAGTTTTTTCTAAGTTGTTTTACATATCTTACATACAAGTTCCAAATTCCAATTTTATAACCTTCATGGTCGACGGAGCCTTTAAACCCCGCCTCCTTTCCTAGAGGGGGGCGTGCCCTTTGACTTTTCAGGCGTGACTAAAAAGCGGAGTTGGCGATCATTTTCGTTCATTGCAGTCAAAAGGTTAGGTATCATTAAAGGgacactgtggtgtatttttacCACTAGGGGTGCTATAACAATATAAATGGTGTCGACGACTGACACGACGCCTTATCTAAATAAACAGTAGGAGGCAGTGTTTGGGGGGCGGGGGCTCagtttttgtttacaaaatgttctctgtgtgtttcaggagaGCATATCACAGGTCAGGCCGTTGATCATCTGCCGGCCAAACGCCGAGCGGCAGAGGAGCGAAGGGGACCTTCAGCGAGGCTCCAAACTGACGTCCCTGTGGCCGCCAtcgctctctcttcctctcatcctcctcctcctcctctctctgctgctctccctctccctcatcatcatcctcgtcCTGTCTTTCCTCCTGCCGTCCTGGGCCAGCGCTTGACCCCAAAATTCAATGAGAAACACATCCACAGTTTATTTCTTCCTAAAAAAAAGTCGCATCGAGATTAAAATCTTTTACAGGTAAGACATAGCTGCGACGCGAGAAGATGAAGAACAAAGCACAAGGCAGCAATAAtacttcattcatttatctaTTGATTAGTGGCTACTACCACTTCCTttattctatgtttttttttaaaaaaggtctgGACCGGAGTAAGAGACATAGTACACTTTAAACTTAGGCCTCGTAAGAAGTCAACGCAAGGACGTGAATAAACGCGAAAAACTAAATGTTCAAAAAAAGTCGTTCAATTTACAATATTTGAATTTAGCGAGCGAGAACGGCGGTTTAGTTCACGCAAATATTCCGCACCGTCCACAGTTGCGCGTTAATTGGGTCGCACTTTCTGCTGCTTTGCACAAAGTCTaga
This Solea solea chromosome 3, fSolSol10.1, whole genome shotgun sequence DNA region includes the following protein-coding sequences:
- the si:ch211-63p21.1 gene encoding uncharacterized protein si:ch211-63p21.1 encodes the protein MMLQRESDSRRLFSSGETFANDCEMGASCVEVDVVCLCKAGPCTLYSEAHTPPTADTLLCEHCGKSRVTVTRFSEGYGTEEECLLSDPQGESDADADIEDTDCRLHEPGSLQRISSRRRKRPRVARQDTTESEDDGGRSHTSHRWNLRLSPDRAHSRTILEESISQVRPLIICRPNAERQRSEGDLQRGSKLTSLWPPSLSLPLILLLLLSLLLSLSLIIILVLSFLLPSWASA